The region CGTCTAAAGAAAGCCGCGCATTCCACCGCGTTGGAAGCCGCTGCCTATATCGCAGGCGGTTGCACCGGCACGGCCTTCAACGTCATGTCGCAATACGACGAACCCCTCGACGAATTTCATCCGCTCGTCGCGCACTTGCGGTCGGTTCGTCCGTTCCTAGACCTTCTTGCGCGCGAACTCGGCCGCGCGCCGTCCGTGGGCATCCACAGTGGCTGGTGCAAAGACACCTACGCCGCGCAGAACCCCGGCGGACCCTGGTTTGGCGGACCCGGCGCACCCGGCCAATGCAACGAACTCTGGTCTACCGGACTTCCCGCATCCTATCTCGCCTCGCAATCGAGCGTGGAAGCGTGGTCCGGCGACCAGACGGTGGCGTTGAAGGACCACGAAATCCGGGCCGCACTGCGCAAAGGGCTTTACCTCGACGGCGCGGCCCTTGGCCGGCTCAACGAAATGGGCTATGGCCGGCTCACCGGCTTCGAAACCGCCGAGATCCGGCACGACGACTGTATTGAAGAGCTGACCGATCACCCGCTCAATGGCGCCTTCGCCGGACGCCGCCGCAACGGCCGCCAATCGTTCTGGAAATGCCCGACGCATTTCTTCAAAGCAACCAACGCCCGGGCCGTGGCCGTGTCGCGCTGCGTCGACTACACGTACAACGAAACCGCTCCCTGCTGCATGGGCGTGTTCGAGAATGTCGAAGGCGGACGCATCTGCGTCGCGGGCTACTACCCCTACGAGCAATTGCAGAACCTGAGCAAAGCCTCGCAACTCAAATCCATCATGCGCTGGCTTTCCAAAGACACGCTGCCCGCGTACGTTGCGTCGTTCCACCGCGTCAACCTGTGGGTCCGCCAACCCGAACCTGGCCGCACGGTCATGGCGCTCATCAACGGCTACATGGACCCCGCCGAGAACCTTGAACTGCTCGTGCGCACAGACCGCGCCGCGATGCGCGTCAACCGCATGTACGGCGGCGAAACCGATATCGAAAGCCCCTCCGTTGACGGCCCCTACCGCAGGTTTATCCTGCCCACCCTGCAACCCTGGGAGGTCGCCCTGGCGGTGGTGTAGACATATGCCTTAGGCTTGCCAAGAGAATAGGACCGATCCGTCGGATCCGACGGATCGGTCTTATTCTCTCAATATCGCTCTCTTGCTGCGGCGCAGTTCCCCTTACCCGCCATCTTCCTGACCCCACGACCGTTTACCCATGACCAGATTGAGCAACGGCGAAGTCATGAATGTCGTCACTAACGCCATGAGAACCAGCATGGCAAACAGGGTTGGCGAAATGACGCCCAGATCCAGCCCGATATTAAGAACAATCAACTCCACCAACCCGCGCGTGTTCATGAGCACCCCGAGAGCCGACGCTTCGCGCCGGGGCATGCCCGTTAAACGCGCCGCCGCATAGGTCCCCCCAAACTTGCCCATGCACGCCACCGCGATGATCGCCCCGCAAAACAGCCAATTCTCCACCCCCGAGATCAGGCCAATCTGGGTGCGCATCCCCGTGTATGCGAAGAAGACCGGCAGGAACAGGACTCCGATGAACGACTCCAGACGATGCGTCAGATCGGAGGCAATCCGGCTGTCATGCGGGATAATGGCCCCCAACAAGAAGGCCCCGAAAATCGCATGAATGCCGATGTACTCGGTCGCCACTGCCGACAAGAGCATTGCCACAAAGACGACGGTTAGCGCCCCCTGCGGTCTCCGCTCCATGCGCGGGACCCATCTCTGCGCCAGCGGCGTCCCCACGCCCACAATCAGCGCGACAAAGCCAATGGTCAACAACAGTGTTTGCAGCGCATCGCCGGCGCGGTCGTGCGCGAAGCTCACCACAAATGCCAACAGACACCACGCCGTGGCATCGCCGATGGCCGCGCACGTCAACGCGATCACGCCCAGTCTCGTCTTCTGCACACGCCGGTCCGCGAGTATGCGCGCCAACACGGGAAATGCCGTAATCGACATCGACACACCCAGAAACAACACAAACACGGTCAGCCCCACGCCTTCCGGCGCGAAACGCTCGTGTAGTGGAAACGCCAGTCCCGCCCCCAGTATGAACGGTGCCGCAATGCTCGCGTTCGATATGAATACTGTCGCCTTGACACCCCGTCTTGCGAGGTGCAGGTCCAACTCCAGCCCCACAAGAAACATGTAGAGGATCACGCCCAACTGCGCAATCACACCGAGAAACGGCGCGACCCCCGCGGGCAATACGTAATCCATCGTCTCCGGCGCAATCCGCCCCAGCAATGACGGCCCCAACACGATGCCGCCGATCACCTCACCCATCACCAACGGCTGCCCCAGAAACCCAACGAGCATTCCCGCCGCCCGCGTAACCACAATGATTACGGCAATCGCCAACAGCACATGAAACAACGTGCTGGCGCTCACCGCCGCCGATCCGTGCGGCATGGCGTCTTCCGCGCGCGCGACACACGCAACGAAGCACCCCGCAAGCGCGCCTATCGCGCAGTGCACTAGTCTCGACATTGTTACCAGGCGCTGTGCCATGAAACCCTTCCGCTATCCGTTCACACCAGGTTCAGGAATGACAATCTTAGAAAGGACACGCAGTGGAAACAAACGACACCACTGCTGTGGCTCCCTTGCTGTGGCGTGGTCTCCCCTTGCTGTGGCGCGGTCTCCCGACCGCCCTGCTGTGGCGTGGTCACCCGACCGCCCTGCTGTGGCGCGGTCTCCCGACCGCCTTGCTGTGGCGTGGTCTCCCGACCGCCTTGCTGTGGCGCGGTCTCCCGACCGCGCCACTCTTACGACCGCAGGTCTCCTCTCTTTCGGCTGTACACGCGACTCAACCTTCTACTACACTGCACCGCCATGGAGATATACCGCATTTACGACGATGCGTCCATCTACTTCGTCACATATAGCGTAGTCGGCTGGCTCCCCGTGTTTGTGAGTGAACGGACCTGCGGTCTTCTCGCGGAGAGCCTTGCTTTCTGTCATGCCCACAAAGGTCTGCGCGTCAATGCATATGTCATGATGCCCACTCACATGCACGCGATAGTCTTCGACCACCAGTACGACGCAGACCGTCTTCGGCAGACTCTCGACGAATTCCGCCGATACACGGGTAGAGCCTTGGCCGACGATGCCATCAGGAACCAGCCCCGCGTGTTCTCCGATGTGTACAGGCAAACCGCTCGCCCTGACAGACACCGGCGTTTCTGGCAACCCACGCGCCATCCCGTCGCGGTCCGCACGGAGCGGTTCTGGAGGCAGAAGCTTGACTACATTCACGGAAATCCTGTCCGAAAAGGCCTCGTGCGCTACCCCGAGGACTGGCGCTACTCATCTGCGCGCAGCTACGCGACAGGCGAAAGCACTTGCGATGATGTCGAGATAACTCAAATCTCGTGGTGAAGAGGAGACCTGCGGCCGCGGACGTGGGAGACCTGCGGTCGTAAGAGTGGCGCGGTCGGGAGACCACGCCACAGCGAGTGGTGAAGAGTAGACCTGGCGATCACGGACGTGGGAGACCTGCGGTCGTAAGAGTGGCGCGGTCAGGAGACCACGCCACAGCAGGGAGAGATTTCGCTCCCGAAGTGCAACGAACTCACCCATATATACAAATGCCAACAAACGAGGGCACAGCCATGTACACTCGAACTCGCGCCGTACTTTCCCAAGTGCGCGCGCCCGCGCACCCTGCATGGCGAGCCACACGCGGTACCCTTGAACCGTCAAATCGCACGTGACCTCCCCGCTGGCTGCGCGTTCTCTGCGCCTCGGCGGCTCTGCGCGAAAATCGCTTTTCGGGACACCCCCTTGAACCGTCAAAATGGACCAAGGGGACACCCCCCTCTTTCTGAAGTTCCGGCGTTTACATTCCCCCTGAAAACGTGGTCTACTCGTGAGACG is a window of Candidatus Hydrogenedentota bacterium DNA encoding:
- a CDS encoding cation:proton antiporter: MAQRLVTMSRLVHCAIGALAGCFVACVARAEDAMPHGSAAVSASTLFHVLLAIAVIIVVTRAAGMLVGFLGQPLVMGEVIGGIVLGPSLLGRIAPETMDYVLPAGVAPFLGVIAQLGVILYMFLVGLELDLHLARRGVKATVFISNASIAAPFILGAGLAFPLHERFAPEGVGLTVFVLFLGVSMSITAFPVLARILADRRVQKTRLGVIALTCAAIGDATAWCLLAFVVSFAHDRAGDALQTLLLTIGFVALIVGVGTPLAQRWVPRMERRPQGALTVVFVAMLLSAVATEYIGIHAIFGAFLLGAIIPHDSRIASDLTHRLESFIGVLFLPVFFAYTGMRTQIGLISGVENWLFCGAIIAVACMGKFGGTYAAARLTGMPRREASALGVLMNTRGLVELIVLNIGLDLGVISPTLFAMLVLMALVTTFMTSPLLNLVMGKRSWGQEDGG